Proteins co-encoded in one Flavobacteriaceae bacterium MAR_2009_75 genomic window:
- a CDS encoding conjugative transposon TraK protein, with translation MDGNYKVFNDLSKIHKRSTNLLMLSLASMFCCALFSIYIIYKTNESAKNSYYLLDNGQKLAAVRIKDPKRALNILCEGHVRNFHELFFSLEPDLRFIKKNIEGKALYMVDHSGKRLYNRLVDQNYYEDVAKSDYSIEVEQDSILIEYSRYPFSFRFVGKQKITKNGDTEFRNLITTGYITETKSTSNNLNGLKIIHFNVVDNKDL, from the coding sequence ATGGACGGCAATTATAAGGTTTTCAACGATTTAAGTAAAATTCATAAGCGAAGTACGAATCTTCTTATGCTATCTTTAGCGTCCATGTTTTGTTGCGCCCTGTTCAGCATCTACATTATTTATAAGACAAACGAAAGCGCAAAAAACAGTTATTATCTGCTGGACAATGGCCAAAAATTGGCCGCAGTGCGCATCAAAGACCCCAAACGAGCGCTAAATATTTTGTGCGAGGGACATGTTCGTAATTTCCACGAACTTTTCTTCTCTCTTGAACCTGACCTGCGATTTATAAAAAAGAACATAGAGGGCAAGGCACTCTATATGGTCGATCATTCCGGTAAAAGGCTATATAACCGACTGGTCGATCAAAATTATTATGAGGATGTGGCAAAAAGTGACTACTCAATTGAGGTGGAACAAGATTCCATCTTAATCGAATATTCCAGATATCCCTTTTCATTCCGTTTTGTGGGTAAACAGAAAATCACAAAAAATGGGGACACGGAATTCCGAAATCTGATAACCACCGGCTACATCACGGAAACGAAATCCACTTCAAATAATTTGAACGGTCTTAAGATCATTCATTTTAATGTCGTTGACAATAAGGATTTATAA
- a CDS encoding L-rhamnose-H+ transport protein, whose amino-acid sequence MSFSIGVILVTLGGILEGLFSIPVTKVKSWQFENIWGIGSLFALLLLPWPLAYLYVEDLSKLYSSIPSTVLIGVILSGVAWGIGGIYWGRAIAAMGMALGVSILMGLINFFGSIVPLSVFEPSQLATKGGYVLISAVTIMILGVVIMSMSAKQKETALISKDKSTNTSHVKGTFKSGILFCIISGTLSAGVNFAFIFGAPITDEAIMMQVPGYATSFALWSLVFTANFFINTIYGFYMMVKKGTLKNLKKGSLTIEWLGALFMGLAWPGGIIIYGIGANAMGDYGAYAGFPMMILASILTGNLAGALGGEWKNSGLKPRRIMLYGVLTLCVAFILLGYSTYVMND is encoded by the coding sequence ATGTCGTTCTCTATTGGTGTCATACTTGTTACATTAGGAGGAATACTTGAAGGATTGTTTTCTATTCCAGTGACTAAGGTGAAATCTTGGCAGTTTGAGAATATATGGGGGATTGGTTCTCTTTTTGCGCTCCTTTTGCTGCCTTGGCCTTTAGCCTATTTATATGTTGAAGACCTATCCAAATTATATTCCTCAATCCCCAGCACAGTTTTAATAGGGGTTATTTTAAGTGGTGTTGCATGGGGAATCGGCGGAATATACTGGGGAAGGGCTATAGCTGCAATGGGCATGGCTCTGGGAGTTTCTATTCTAATGGGGCTCATCAATTTTTTTGGATCAATTGTACCATTGTCCGTCTTTGAGCCTTCGCAACTCGCAACCAAGGGAGGTTATGTTCTAATTAGCGCAGTCACAATTATGATTCTCGGGGTAGTCATCATGTCGATGTCGGCTAAGCAAAAAGAGACTGCCCTAATATCCAAAGACAAAAGCACAAATACATCTCATGTTAAAGGGACCTTTAAGTCAGGGATCCTTTTTTGTATTATATCCGGTACCCTTTCTGCCGGTGTCAACTTTGCCTTTATTTTTGGTGCACCCATCACCGATGAGGCCATAATGATGCAAGTACCCGGATATGCAACGAGTTTTGCACTATGGAGTTTGGTTTTTACAGCCAACTTTTTCATTAATACCATCTATGGTTTTTATATGATGGTTAAAAAAGGAACACTCAAGAATTTGAAAAAAGGAAGCCTTACCATAGAATGGCTTGGAGCCCTTTTTATGGGATTGGCTTGGCCAGGTGGAATAATCATTTATGGAATAGGCGCAAACGCAATGGGGGATTATGGTGCTTATGCAGGCTTTCCCATGATGATACTTGCTTCAATTTTAACGGGGAATTTAGCAGGAGCTTTAGGAGGTGAATGGAAAAACTCAGGGTTAAAACCTCGCCGCATAATGCTTTATGGTGTTTTGACCCTATGCGTCGCTTTCATCCTATTAGGCTATTCCACTTATGTTATGAACGACTAG
- a CDS encoding regulatory GntR family protein — protein sequence MLNHIKINHTSRKPKYQQIVDSIVENIASDNFKIDERLPSINKLSEEFNLSRDTVEKAYNLLKEQKVIVSFKGKGNFVNRTSLIAKTNILFLINKLSNYKMTVYNSFVAHAGVKAYVDLQIYHCDEGLFLNLLNKNIGSYDYYIVMPHFKTDSLNHISTTPDVEKALSQISKDRLVLLDNKGPSEDLFLQIYQDFEEDIYTALNEGIDKILAYNKLVLVYPEKSVYPYPKRILHGFRKFCVQHHLDYEIYDEIYDEMILKKGDAFIVIEENDLVNLLKIMREKDFVLGKEIGIISYNETPLKELLGITVISTNFIKMGQHAAERILNKKGGNFKNEFNFIDRNSI from the coding sequence ATGCTCAACCATATAAAGATAAATCATACATCTCGTAAGCCAAAATACCAGCAGATAGTTGACAGTATAGTTGAAAACATAGCTTCAGATAATTTTAAAATTGATGAAAGGCTTCCTTCAATAAATAAATTGAGTGAGGAATTTAACTTATCTAGGGATACTGTGGAAAAAGCTTATAATCTTTTGAAGGAACAAAAAGTTATTGTATCCTTCAAAGGAAAGGGAAATTTTGTTAACCGGACTTCTCTAATTGCAAAGACCAATATCCTTTTTTTAATAAATAAGCTGAGTAACTATAAAATGACGGTTTACAATTCATTTGTAGCACATGCTGGCGTCAAGGCTTATGTTGACCTACAGATTTACCATTGTGACGAAGGTCTTTTCCTAAATCTATTAAATAAAAACATTGGGTCCTACGACTATTATATAGTTATGCCCCATTTTAAAACTGACAGCCTGAACCATATAAGTACAACCCCAGATGTTGAAAAAGCGTTATCCCAAATATCCAAAGACAGATTAGTACTCCTTGATAATAAAGGGCCTTCTGAAGATCTTTTTTTGCAAATTTACCAAGACTTTGAAGAAGATATCTATACCGCTCTGAATGAGGGCATTGATAAAATATTAGCATACAACAAATTGGTATTGGTCTATCCGGAAAAATCAGTATATCCGTATCCAAAACGAATTTTACACGGCTTTAGAAAGTTTTGTGTCCAACATCATCTCGATTATGAAATTTACGATGAGATATACGATGAAATGATATTGAAAAAGGGTGACGCCTTTATTGTTATTGAAGAAAACGATTTGGTCAACCTTCTGAAAATAATGCGTGAAAAGGACTTTGTTTTAGGTAAAGAAATTGGTATAATATCCTATAACGAAACACCGCTAAAGGAATTATTGGGAATCACCGTAATATCGACCAATTTTATTAAAATGGGGCAACATGCGGCAGAAAGGATTCTAAATAAAAAAGGAGGGAATTTTAAAAATGAATTCAACTTCATAGATAGAAATTCCATATAA
- a CDS encoding FAD/FMN-containing dehydrogenase: MKDRFIEEITNKIGTEKILVGSELKDRFCHIWEMEKPLIAKAVFFPTTTKDVSDILSICHKYHQPAVVHGGLTNLVGSTEVSKDEVVIAMERMNQIEELDPSSRTISVQAGVILENIHFAVEKENLLFPMTFGAKGSAQIGGVISTNAGGLRVFKYGMTRNLILGLEAVLADGTIISSMKKIIKDNSGYDLKHLFIGSEGTLGIVTKAVLRLQEKPRCRNSAFVGINDYGNVVAFLKFMDMELGGILSGYELLWEVNFKEMTSSSTNIPKPLPYGYTYYVLLETLGSDHSKDYQLLEELLEEALSRELIDDATLAQSAQHLDFFWRIREDVDVLVDKCNHLQNFDVSLPLKEIGNYVDEVFCAFENLPEVETYFAHGHVADGNIHFLIGKSNGTTDLTQKANQIVYGPLKHLGGSVSAEHGIGVHKKEYLQLSRSNEEIELMRLLKVSLDPRGILNCGKIIDT; the protein is encoded by the coding sequence ATGAAAGATAGATTTATAGAAGAAATCACAAATAAAATTGGTACTGAAAAAATACTTGTTGGGTCAGAATTAAAGGATAGATTCTGTCACATTTGGGAAATGGAAAAACCTTTAATAGCCAAAGCGGTCTTCTTTCCAACCACTACAAAAGATGTATCCGATATCCTATCTATTTGCCACAAATACCATCAGCCCGCGGTAGTTCATGGTGGTCTAACCAATCTGGTAGGTAGTACGGAGGTATCAAAAGACGAGGTAGTGATTGCCATGGAGCGAATGAACCAAATTGAAGAATTAGATCCGTCAAGTAGAACCATTAGCGTTCAAGCTGGAGTAATCTTGGAAAATATCCACTTTGCAGTTGAAAAGGAAAACTTACTCTTTCCAATGACTTTTGGAGCAAAAGGGTCTGCGCAAATTGGAGGTGTAATCTCAACGAATGCGGGTGGACTTCGGGTTTTTAAGTACGGAATGACGAGAAATTTGATTTTGGGCCTTGAAGCAGTCCTGGCAGATGGCACTATCATTTCTTCCATGAAAAAAATCATCAAGGACAACTCAGGATATGATCTTAAACATTTGTTCATCGGCTCGGAAGGTACTTTAGGTATCGTAACTAAGGCAGTTTTAAGGTTGCAAGAAAAACCCAGATGCAGAAATAGTGCCTTTGTGGGCATTAACGACTATGGGAATGTAGTTGCTTTTTTAAAATTTATGGATATGGAGCTTGGTGGAATTCTAAGTGGTTATGAGCTTTTATGGGAAGTTAATTTTAAGGAAATGACCTCATCCAGCACAAACATTCCCAAGCCCTTGCCCTATGGCTATACATATTATGTTCTTTTGGAAACTTTAGGGAGCGACCATTCCAAAGATTATCAGCTATTGGAAGAACTCTTGGAAGAAGCACTATCCCGAGAATTGATTGATGATGCCACATTAGCCCAATCAGCACAACATCTTGACTTTTTTTGGAGAATACGCGAAGATGTAGATGTTCTCGTTGACAAATGCAACCATTTACAGAATTTTGATGTAAGCCTTCCCCTTAAGGAAATCGGAAATTACGTGGACGAGGTATTTTGTGCATTTGAAAATCTGCCCGAAGTAGAAACTTACTTTGCACATGGGCATGTCGCCGATGGCAATATTCATTTTCTTATTGGAAAATCTAATGGAACTACTGATTTAACCCAAAAGGCTAATCAAATTGTATATGGTCCTTTAAAACATCTTGGTGGTTCCGTTTCAGCTGAACATGGCATAGGAGTACACAAAAAAGAGTATTTGCAACTGAGTAGGTCTAATGAAGAAATTGAATTGATGCGCTTATTGAAAGTTTCTCTAGATCCAAGAGGAATATTGAACTGCGGGAAAATTATTGATACTTAA
- a CDS encoding conjugative transposon protein TraO — protein sequence MKKGTFLFLAVLFCSMTAFSQSGNYASSVGLSGGYAEDGFGIMATYNYHLNRNRFAQLSVFVAIAEDKGSFNIPYNIFTVQPGYFFKIWEQKNFKKYALNLGGGGIFGYEVINNGNSILSNGAILDAKSQFIYGVFIGIEGEIAISNDFSLFIKANEYYHINSDVGNFYPYAGLGLRYFLF from the coding sequence ATGAAAAAAGGAACGTTTCTATTTTTGGCGGTTCTGTTTTGTTCCATGACGGCTTTTTCCCAAAGTGGAAATTACGCCTCTTCCGTTGGTCTAAGCGGCGGTTACGCCGAGGATGGTTTTGGTATTATGGCTACCTACAATTATCATCTGAACCGAAATCGGTTTGCGCAATTAAGTGTATTTGTTGCCATCGCAGAGGACAAAGGATCTTTCAATATACCCTATAACATTTTTACGGTACAGCCAGGTTACTTCTTCAAAATATGGGAACAAAAGAACTTCAAAAAATATGCTCTGAATCTTGGAGGCGGAGGTATTTTCGGTTACGAAGTCATTAATAATGGTAACAGCATTTTATCCAACGGTGCCATCTTGGACGCAAAAAGTCAGTTTATTTATGGCGTTTTCATCGGGATTGAAGGAGAAATAGCCATAAGCAATGATTTTTCACTCTTTATAAAAGCGAACGAATATTACCATATCAACAGCGATGTGGGCAATTTCTATCCCTATGCAGGATTAGGCCTAAGATACTTCCTTTTCTAA
- a CDS encoding L-fuconolactonase, translating into MENLSVVDAHIHLWDLQKLNYPWLVNFPKINRNFSLSDYYKASSGVHVEKMVFVQAECKPSQFMDEIKWVQALANEDKKLSGIVPWAPLHNGSVVAKTLEAFKKDKRIKGVRQLIEPKKDINFCIHPKFVEAVQLLANYGLHFELTIGPEHFPAVLKLVEKCPDTRFILDHIGNPNILEKQMEPWKSHLMNFANSGPHYCKFSNLVCNADLENWDIEDLRPYAEVVMDAFGPERLIWGSDWPHALRASSWSKWFKTATALTKGLSQEDCLAIFKNNAIHFYNL; encoded by the coding sequence ATGGAAAATTTATCAGTTGTTGATGCACATATTCACCTTTGGGATTTACAAAAGCTGAACTATCCATGGTTAGTGAATTTCCCTAAGATAAATCGAAACTTTTCCTTGTCTGATTATTATAAGGCATCAAGTGGAGTTCATGTTGAAAAAATGGTTTTTGTACAAGCTGAGTGCAAGCCCTCACAATTTATGGATGAGATAAAATGGGTGCAGGCACTTGCCAATGAAGACAAAAAACTATCCGGAATTGTTCCCTGGGCCCCACTCCACAACGGAAGTGTTGTGGCAAAGACGTTGGAAGCATTTAAAAAAGATAAACGAATAAAAGGGGTTAGACAGTTAATCGAACCAAAAAAAGACATCAATTTTTGTATTCATCCCAAATTTGTGGAAGCTGTACAACTTTTGGCGAATTACGGTCTTCATTTTGAACTTACCATTGGCCCAGAACATTTCCCTGCTGTGCTAAAGCTTGTTGAAAAGTGTCCGGATACACGATTTATTCTAGACCATATTGGCAATCCCAACATCTTGGAAAAACAGATGGAACCCTGGAAAAGCCATCTTATGAACTTTGCCAATTCCGGACCTCATTATTGTAAATTTTCAAATCTAGTATGCAATGCCGATTTGGAAAATTGGGACATCGAAGACCTAAGGCCCTATGCAGAAGTCGTAATGGATGCTTTTGGTCCCGAACGGCTTATTTGGGGAAGCGATTGGCCGCATGCCCTTCGTGCTTCGTCTTGGTCAAAATGGTTCAAAACGGCAACTGCCCTAACCAAAGGGCTCTCCCAAGAAGATTGTTTAGCCATTTTTAAAAATAATGCTATTCATTTTTATAATTTATAA
- a CDS encoding conjugation system TraG family ATPase encodes MERQLTLYDAFPIYGYEHRSLIAKEKGFVTIPLKLELPEVFTLDVSEYVQLNELFFNVIDILGPNTLIHKQDFFFEETYLQISGRLKGDFLERANEFHFNERSFLRTRHYLYVSIVPKNYIRHSAKRTNSFLNKKRDFYMENVVPKEFMNSAVLSDFESKVESVAALINASGLITAAVMDYQSLFSENGLYPKYFGLSSGNIGLPDIDFSDNSIQIGDKKAQFFTVENLDQFTKEHLSTNEVYGKFSSKYNQFPVGNLFSIGFNIPHEHIINQYIYIPEQEKVMKQLRKKAKRFNQFSNGKKDDSNAIFADQIYAFITDILENHKEIVFYHLNVLAFGDNHSQHRKLCNSVSSAFKKLKINVKENSIDRKNLFFGGVPGNAIGIPSDMYMPMSSDMAASLFYFEGEYKDGGTCIDGMRLVDRNTGRPLSVSVYRLPEEKDWIFNRGMLVASGSGGGKSFFANHYIASELRQGAEVVIMEDGNSYDKITAVFRGVIIEHDDEKPFTFNPFQLDSYDFVEKSDGRKILTENKTINLVTLLKLITGDEKNSGAGKLSLEVKNTVFEILVAGYYERMWEEEKKSFSFNGFFEYCKKHIETLIKAKGISKEIFDSKVFLFLLEKYYKDGPRGKLLNHEDERISRLSTEKIVYFKLGKLIDNELLFPITALMIMEIFSKKLSDRSKLSINKMMVVDEAWKALDRKELVDYFNSQSRMARKYGGQPIFISQKVSDFIASEVIKNAIVVNSHIKVFLDMRDFAKSFDKIQSVMGLGEKQKQLILSINKDLPENRKLREVAFCWMDRVKVYGIETSLEEKCIYETNAAESGKIIQLFKNNHKNWELTAKAYAHQSSKKPETS; translated from the coding sequence ATGGAAAGACAATTAACCCTTTACGATGCCTTCCCCATTTATGGGTATGAACACCGTTCCTTGATAGCTAAGGAGAAGGGTTTTGTAACCATACCCCTAAAATTGGAACTACCCGAAGTATTTACTTTGGATGTTTCCGAATATGTCCAATTGAACGAACTTTTCTTTAATGTCATTGACATTTTAGGGCCGAACACCTTGATACATAAACAGGATTTTTTCTTTGAGGAAACCTACCTGCAGATCAGCGGCAGATTGAAAGGCGATTTTTTGGAACGTGCCAACGAATTTCACTTCAACGAACGCTCTTTTTTACGCACCCGACATTATCTGTATGTAAGTATCGTTCCCAAGAATTATATACGGCACTCTGCAAAACGAACAAATTCCTTCCTCAACAAAAAAAGGGATTTCTATATGGAAAATGTGGTTCCGAAAGAATTTATGAACTCAGCTGTTCTATCGGATTTTGAGAGTAAGGTCGAAAGCGTGGCAGCCCTTATAAACGCTTCCGGTTTGATAACCGCAGCAGTAATGGACTATCAAAGTTTATTCTCAGAAAATGGTCTATACCCTAAATATTTCGGACTGTCTTCAGGGAATATCGGATTGCCGGATATTGATTTTTCAGATAACTCGATACAGATCGGCGACAAAAAGGCCCAATTCTTTACTGTTGAAAATCTAGATCAGTTTACTAAAGAACATTTGTCTACCAATGAGGTTTATGGGAAGTTTTCTTCCAAATACAACCAATTTCCAGTTGGAAACTTATTCTCCATAGGGTTTAATATTCCCCATGAGCATATCATCAACCAATACATATATATCCCCGAACAGGAAAAAGTAATGAAACAATTACGCAAAAAAGCGAAACGATTCAATCAATTTTCCAACGGGAAAAAAGATGATAGCAATGCGATATTCGCAGATCAGATATATGCCTTTATTACAGATATACTTGAAAACCACAAGGAAATAGTTTTCTACCATTTGAACGTTTTGGCTTTCGGGGATAATCATAGTCAGCATCGAAAGTTGTGCAACTCGGTTTCCAGTGCTTTTAAAAAACTCAAGATCAATGTCAAGGAAAATAGTATTGACCGAAAAAATCTCTTTTTCGGGGGAGTACCGGGTAACGCGATTGGAATCCCATCCGATATGTACATGCCCATGTCAAGCGATATGGCCGCCTCCCTTTTCTATTTTGAAGGAGAATATAAAGATGGTGGTACGTGCATCGATGGCATGCGTTTGGTAGATCGCAACACGGGAAGACCTTTATCCGTAAGCGTTTATAGATTGCCAGAAGAAAAGGATTGGATTTTCAATAGGGGAATGTTAGTGGCCTCTGGTTCGGGTGGCGGTAAGTCGTTTTTCGCCAATCACTACATCGCTTCGGAATTGCGGCAAGGTGCCGAAGTGGTCATTATGGAGGATGGTAATTCATACGACAAGATAACAGCAGTTTTTAGGGGAGTCATTATCGAACATGACGACGAAAAACCCTTCACATTCAATCCGTTCCAACTTGATAGTTACGATTTTGTTGAAAAATCGGATGGGAGAAAAATACTGACGGAGAATAAAACCATCAATTTGGTTACGCTCTTAAAGCTTATTACGGGGGATGAAAAAAATTCTGGCGCAGGCAAATTGTCCTTAGAAGTAAAAAATACAGTCTTTGAAATCTTAGTAGCAGGTTACTATGAAAGGATGTGGGAAGAAGAAAAGAAAAGTTTCAGCTTCAATGGCTTTTTCGAATACTGCAAAAAACATATCGAAACACTTATCAAAGCCAAGGGCATATCAAAAGAAATATTCGATTCAAAGGTATTTCTCTTCCTTTTGGAAAAATACTATAAAGATGGCCCAAGGGGAAAACTACTCAACCACGAAGATGAGCGGATTAGTCGATTGAGTACTGAAAAAATCGTGTATTTCAAATTGGGGAAACTCATTGACAATGAATTACTGTTTCCCATTACCGCTCTAATGATCATGGAAATTTTCAGTAAAAAGCTCAGTGACCGTTCAAAATTGTCCATTAATAAAATGATGGTGGTAGATGAGGCTTGGAAGGCGTTGGATAGAAAAGAGCTGGTGGACTACTTCAATAGCCAATCCAGAATGGCTCGGAAGTATGGTGGACAACCCATTTTTATTTCCCAAAAGGTCAGCGATTTTATTGCTTCCGAGGTTATTAAAAATGCAATTGTGGTCAATTCACATATCAAAGTATTTCTGGATATGCGCGACTTTGCGAAATCCTTCGACAAAATCCAATCCGTGATGGGTCTTGGGGAAAAACAGAAACAATTGATTCTTTCTATCAACAAAGACCTACCGGAAAACAGAAAATTAAGGGAGGTCGCATTCTGTTGGATGGATCGAGTAAAAGTATATGGCATTGAAACCTCGTTGGAAGAGAAATGCATCTACGAGACCAATGCTGCCGAAAGCGGCAAGATCATACAACTTTTTAAAAATAATCATAAGAATTGGGAACTCACGGCCAAGGCGTATGCCCACCAGAGTTCGAAAAAACCAGAAACATCATGA
- a CDS encoding sugar phosphate isomerase/epimerase produces MKNIWCIIFLTFSLLGQAQGIDESLYAFDFKMDEMSVPERSKLFADLGYKGVTFAVKNDGQRQKLQEYLVSPEFSSGKLSIPIVYFPFDFSQDYEIEGELWKKTLIALPKNASLWVIILEANATDQKVISLLKEMTAEAKNLGKDIVLYPHDNTFIESAEESLKYIEALNSNNLYTTLHLCHEMRAGNGNRLLDVAIKTAPYVKFASISGTDVTMRENEKADWSDAIQPLYKGDFEVEKFVSVLQKIGFKGKTILHTFGIEEEPKDHLSRSILKWKDMVEATYTNFNNNLDQILDTPENAYWDAGSKSWFISNLGGEKVTLENDGYGWITRLDENENVLKNRWVEGLDAPTGMSSHDGHLYVADRGVLVKIRIKDGKIVKKIPLPGSRFANDVATTPEGNIYVSDTYENSIYRIDNKGIVEIFLQNEELECPNGLWVDGDDLIVATWGPMTNEATFETSRKGTLKTVNLKTKEILAIGKGLPIANFDGVVKYKGYYYATDWVGGRLLRISNTGIVSEVLTGFVQMADLGIDPERGILLIPEMSKNRFIKVDLESF; encoded by the coding sequence ATGAAAAATATCTGGTGTATTATATTCTTGACATTTTCTCTTTTGGGACAAGCTCAAGGAATAGATGAATCGTTGTATGCATTTGATTTTAAAATGGATGAGATGTCGGTTCCTGAACGGTCAAAATTGTTCGCTGATTTGGGCTATAAGGGTGTTACATTCGCGGTTAAAAATGATGGGCAAAGACAAAAGCTGCAGGAATATCTTGTTTCACCTGAATTTTCTTCGGGTAAATTATCAATCCCAATAGTCTATTTTCCTTTTGACTTTAGCCAAGATTATGAAATTGAAGGGGAGCTATGGAAAAAGACATTGATTGCCTTGCCTAAAAACGCTTCATTGTGGGTCATTATCCTTGAGGCAAATGCCACCGATCAAAAAGTGATATCACTATTAAAGGAGATGACCGCTGAGGCTAAAAACCTTGGAAAGGATATTGTGCTCTATCCCCATGATAACACCTTTATTGAATCTGCCGAAGAATCTTTAAAGTACATTGAAGCCTTGAATTCTAATAACCTATACACAACGCTTCACTTGTGCCATGAAATGCGTGCGGGAAATGGAAATAGGTTGTTGGATGTGGCCATTAAAACGGCTCCGTACGTAAAGTTTGCCTCAATCTCAGGGACAGATGTGACCATGAGGGAAAACGAAAAGGCGGATTGGTCCGATGCCATACAACCACTGTATAAAGGGGATTTTGAGGTGGAGAAATTTGTTTCCGTACTTCAGAAAATTGGATTTAAGGGTAAGACTATACTACACACTTTTGGGATCGAGGAAGAACCAAAAGACCATTTGTCACGTTCCATACTCAAGTGGAAAGATATGGTAGAAGCAACATATACTAATTTTAACAACAACCTTGATCAGATTTTGGATACTCCAGAAAATGCCTACTGGGATGCGGGATCAAAATCTTGGTTTATATCAAACTTGGGTGGTGAGAAGGTTACCTTAGAAAATGATGGCTATGGTTGGATCACCCGTCTCGATGAAAATGAAAATGTTTTAAAAAATAGATGGGTAGAAGGTTTGGATGCGCCCACTGGCATGTCTTCACATGATGGACATTTGTATGTTGCCGACAGAGGGGTATTGGTAAAAATACGCATAAAAGACGGTAAAATTGTAAAAAAAATACCGCTTCCTGGATCACGTTTTGCCAATGATGTCGCGACCACCCCTGAAGGAAATATTTATGTATCTGATACCTATGAAAACAGTATCTATAGAATAGACAATAAAGGGATTGTGGAAATTTTTCTACAAAATGAGGAATTGGAATGTCCCAATGGCTTGTGGGTAGATGGTGATGACCTCATTGTAGCTACGTGGGGTCCAATGACCAATGAGGCTACTTTTGAAACGAGTCGAAAGGGTACTCTGAAGACGGTAAATTTAAAAACAAAAGAGATTTTGGCTATTGGAAAAGGTTTGCCCATTGCCAATTTTGACGGCGTGGTCAAATACAAAGGTTATTATTATGCAACAGATTGGGTTGGCGGAAGGCTTTTAAGAATATCCAATACTGGAATTGTTAGCGAAGTTTTGACCGGGTTTGTACAAATGGCCGATTTGGGCATTGATCCAGAAAGAGGCATTTTACTTATTCCCGAAATGAGTAAAAATAGATTTATCAAAGTTGACTTAGAGTCCTTTTAA
- a CDS encoding NAD(P)-dependent dehydrogenase (short-subunit alcohol dehydrogenase family), which translates to MENTANTDKHSFYSNRFKDKVAIITGGASGLGRAITEEFCKEGGKALFTDIDAAGKNVQEENQKRGYQTTFLKGDMGDEKFCKEAVLETFKRYGNISYLVNNAFSFTATGINAKTEDWMRSFTVGPLAYARMAKAVHPFMQKSGGGAIVNISSISAHIAQKNRWTYNTSKGAVNQLTKCQALDLANDNIRVNSVDPGWIWTQETDKAADLDGGGRKKWDPIWGRFHMLKRMGLAIEVARPVLFLLSKDASFITGTNIIVDGGYLSMGPEGLGEHTINAGSQ; encoded by the coding sequence ATGGAGAACACAGCCAATACAGATAAACATAGTTTTTATTCAAATCGGTTTAAAGATAAGGTAGCTATCATCACAGGCGGAGCATCTGGACTTGGACGTGCAATTACAGAAGAGTTTTGTAAGGAAGGTGGCAAAGCCTTATTTACAGACATAGATGCTGCCGGCAAGAACGTACAGGAAGAAAATCAAAAAAGGGGATATCAGACAACTTTCCTGAAAGGTGATATGGGAGATGAAAAATTCTGCAAGGAAGCTGTACTTGAAACCTTTAAAAGATACGGAAACATAAGTTATTTGGTCAATAACGCCTTTTCGTTTACCGCCACAGGAATAAATGCAAAAACCGAAGATTGGATGCGCAGTTTTACAGTTGGTCCCTTGGCCTATGCCCGCATGGCCAAAGCGGTACATCCATTTATGCAAAAGTCCGGTGGTGGGGCAATTGTAAACATCTCCAGTATTTCTGCCCATATCGCACAAAAGAATAGATGGACCTATAATACATCAAAGGGAGCGGTGAACCAACTTACGAAATGCCAAGCATTGGATTTGGCAAATGATAATATTCGAGTGAACAGTGTAGACCCTGGTTGGATATGGACTCAAGAAACCGATAAAGCAGCCGACTTAGATGGGGGTGGGCGTAAAAAATGGGACCCCATCTGGGGACGATTTCATATGCTAAAACGAATGGGATTGGCCATTGAAGTGGCAAGACCCGTTCTCTTCTTATTAAGCAAAGATGCCTCTTTTATAACTGGTACCAATATAATCGTAGATGGAGGATACCTTTCTATGGGGCCAGAAGGTCTTGGCGAACATACGATTAATGCCGGCTCTCAGTGA